One genomic window of Wolbachia endosymbiont (group B) of Eucosma cana includes the following:
- the elbB gene encoding isoprenoid biosynthesis glyoxalase ElbB: protein MGEKKLRAAVVLSGCGHLDGTEVREAVLTLLVFDQQEVEVTCFAPDIDITQVMNHKTKEAVKEKRNVLVEAARIARGEINDLREAKAENFDMLVVPGGYGVAKNLSDLAENKTVMPEFERLVSEFFVAKKPIGTICISPAIIVLILNSKIGKEESKIKVTIGDDKDQLIEKLGGEHITCDTKLSIEDEKHNIFSCSAYMRSDESTHSVYQGIKHMIDSMVKKINKKTKQPFL, encoded by the coding sequence ATGGGTGAGAAAAAATTAAGAGCCGCTGTGGTTTTATCAGGATGCGGCCACCTCGACGGCACAGAGGTGAGAGAAGCAGTCTTAACTCTGCTTGTGTTTGATCAGCAGGAAGTTGAAGTCACATGTTTTGCTCCTGACATTGATATTACACAAGTTATGAACCACAAAACAAAAGAAGCAGTAAAAGAAAAAAGGAATGTACTTGTAGAAGCAGCAAGAATTGCAAGAGGTGAGATAAATGATTTAAGAGAAGCTAAAGCTGAAAATTTTGACATGCTAGTCGTACCTGGTGGATATGGAGTTGCGAAAAATTTATCTGACTTAGCTGAAAATAAAACAGTAATGCCTGAGTTTGAAAGATTAGTCTCAGAGTTCTTTGTTGCAAAAAAGCCAATAGGAACTATATGTATATCTCCAGCCATTATTGTTTTAATTTTAAATAGCAAGATAGGTAAAGAAGAAAGTAAGATTAAGGTAACTATAGGAGACGACAAAGACCAGTTGATAGAGAAGCTCGGCGGCGAACATATAACATGCGATACAAAGCTATCAATAGAAGACGAAAAGCATAATATATTTTCCTGCTCTGCTTATATGCGTAGTGACGAAAGTACACACTCTGTATATCAAGGAATAAAACACATGATTGACAGTATGGTGAAAAAAATTAATAAAAAAACCAAACAACCATTTCTCTAA